One stretch of Acidicapsa acidisoli DNA includes these proteins:
- a CDS encoding YHS domain-containing protein yields MLNREEWLPLARKLDWDYSYVREEEVFPEEISGHPWLPHSEWKDWEESFKTSYREYVDNQYEKDMAVYAVRDAVGRIENLQKLASPWMNSLKIHAAALPLAEFTGAIGNLRGARFGRDSAWRTMATFGALDEYRHTQIPLLLFHQLVRFDSQFDWAHKFYHTNNWFAIAARHFFDELTLGQNAIEFHIATNFILETGFTNLQFVGLASLAREAGDHMFERMVTSIQTDEARHAQIGHPVLATVMKHDPEYVQYLVDKWFWRNWRVFSILTGVSIDYLTALDQRPYSFKEFMEEWIIDQFLRTLDEFGLQKPWYWELFLEELDIYHHMIYASAYSYRATLWFNFVIPGPAERKWLGQKYPKYWDDMDAVWKQVSERWKTVGPGPENEFAVHGTSLPAFCDLCQLPLSAGTPSKNTARVIVHEGGKYIFCSEPCQWIFLREPERYANHKDVVKRVLSGEAPADLPGLLTEYFRLTPETWGKDVHHGDYEWLRTPQTSGT; encoded by the coding sequence ATGCTGAACAGAGAGGAATGGCTACCTCTCGCCCGTAAGCTGGATTGGGACTACTCGTATGTACGAGAAGAGGAAGTCTTCCCAGAGGAGATTAGTGGCCATCCCTGGTTGCCTCATTCCGAGTGGAAAGACTGGGAAGAGTCTTTTAAGACGTCCTATCGCGAATACGTCGACAACCAATACGAGAAGGATATGGCGGTCTATGCTGTACGAGACGCCGTGGGCCGGATAGAAAACCTTCAAAAGCTGGCTTCGCCTTGGATGAACAGCCTGAAGATACACGCAGCCGCACTGCCGCTTGCGGAGTTCACCGGTGCGATCGGCAATCTACGGGGTGCGAGATTCGGCCGCGACAGTGCATGGCGAACCATGGCAACCTTTGGAGCGCTTGACGAATATCGCCATACTCAGATCCCGCTGCTACTCTTCCATCAGTTGGTAAGATTCGACTCCCAGTTCGACTGGGCTCATAAGTTCTATCACACCAATAATTGGTTCGCGATCGCGGCGCGGCACTTCTTCGATGAGTTGACGCTCGGGCAAAATGCGATTGAGTTTCACATCGCCACCAATTTCATCTTGGAAACCGGTTTCACCAATCTGCAGTTCGTTGGATTGGCATCTCTTGCTCGCGAAGCCGGCGACCATATGTTTGAGAGGATGGTCACCAGCATTCAAACGGATGAGGCCAGGCATGCGCAGATTGGGCACCCTGTTCTCGCTACTGTCATGAAACATGATCCCGAGTATGTGCAATATCTGGTTGATAAGTGGTTCTGGCGAAACTGGCGCGTTTTCTCAATTTTGACGGGAGTCTCTATTGACTATCTGACCGCGTTGGATCAACGTCCTTATTCCTTTAAGGAGTTCATGGAGGAGTGGATCATCGATCAATTCTTGCGGACACTGGATGAATTTGGACTTCAGAAGCCGTGGTATTGGGAGCTTTTCCTGGAGGAACTCGATATCTACCATCACATGATCTACGCGAGCGCTTATAGTTATCGAGCAACTTTGTGGTTCAACTTCGTGATACCGGGTCCGGCAGAAAGAAAGTGGTTAGGCCAGAAATATCCTAAGTATTGGGATGACATGGATGCTGTCTGGAAGCAAGTTAGCGAACGCTGGAAAACCGTCGGTCCTGGGCCTGAAAACGAATTCGCGGTGCACGGTACTTCCCTGCCGGCTTTTTGTGATCTATGCCAATTACCGTTGAGTGCCGGTACTCCGAGTAAAAACACTGCGAGAGTCATTGTTCACGAAGGCGGCAAATACATTTTCTGTTCCGAACCATGTCAGTGGATTTTCCTGCGGGAGCCTGAAAGATATGCCAATCACAAGGATGTAGTGAAGCGCGTTCTTTCAGGAGAAGCCCCGGCTGATCTTCCAGGTTTGTTGACCGAGTATTTCAGACTGACCCCTGAAACCTGGGGCAAAGACGTTCATCATGGCGACTACGAGTGGCTCCGCACCCCACAAACTTCCGGCACTTAG
- a CDS encoding toluene-4-monooxygenase system B family protein: MPVPLYGFLQGDVLGLVILADEEETVQSLAQKLQDACSLRVACKDHVRLIYNNKEMNPALTVAQAGFQALDRIDVVAG, encoded by the coding sequence ATGCCCGTTCCGCTCTATGGTTTCTTGCAGGGCGATGTACTTGGTCTTGTGATTCTGGCAGACGAAGAAGAGACAGTCCAAAGCCTGGCACAAAAACTTCAGGATGCATGCAGCCTGCGGGTCGCATGCAAAGATCATGTGCGCCTGATTTACAACAACAAAGAGATGAATCCGGCGCTTACGGTTGCGCAGGCAGGCTTTCAGGCGTTGGATCGGATCGATGTTGTTGCGGGCTAG
- a CDS encoding Rieske (2Fe-2S) protein produces the protein MGYQKIAEVEDLWSGEMKGLEVSGEHILLVNLDDRIYAYADACPHQRSRLSEGALSGKVIRCARHQWEFDVCTGSGVNPQNTCLRAFPVRLDGPDILVDIDACAVSETAMEGGHGR, from the coding sequence ATGGGCTATCAAAAGATTGCCGAAGTTGAAGACCTTTGGAGTGGCGAAATGAAAGGTCTGGAAGTCAGTGGAGAGCATATTCTGTTGGTCAACCTGGATGACCGCATTTATGCATACGCGGATGCTTGCCCTCACCAAAGGAGCCGTTTAAGCGAGGGCGCGCTCTCGGGCAAGGTTATCCGTTGCGCAAGACATCAGTGGGAATTTGATGTTTGCACTGGCAGTGGGGTGAATCCTCAGAATACCTGCCTAAGGGCGTTTCCAGTCAGGCTCGACGGACCGGACATCCTTGTAGACATCGATGCCTGTGCCGTTTCAGAAACCGCCATGGAAGGAGGACACGGGCGATGA
- a CDS encoding MmoB/DmpM family protein, with amino-acid sequence MTQEVAGDYHRVGPVLQAGSVANAIVAAIRDLNQDVLVVDRGAYLRVLVPQCCVVTRSAIEKHLGRPFRFPGELETVMAAFKGLLELNQDDAAWRFARTRNSD; translated from the coding sequence ATGACGCAAGAGGTAGCGGGAGACTACCATCGAGTCGGGCCTGTTCTCCAGGCAGGAAGCGTGGCCAACGCCATCGTTGCAGCGATCAGGGATCTGAATCAGGATGTTCTGGTCGTCGACCGAGGCGCTTATCTGCGCGTGCTTGTTCCCCAATGTTGCGTTGTGACGCGGTCCGCGATTGAAAAGCACCTGGGGCGCCCGTTTCGCTTCCCGGGCGAGTTGGAGACTGTGATGGCGGCCTTCAAGGGCTTGCTGGAGCTGAACCAGGACGATGCTGCGTGGCGGTTTGCGAGGACTCGCAATTCCGATTGA
- a CDS encoding ferritin family protein: MTQQKTFWHLLSQRRMPTEYELVTSKLLCYTGEGFTGKRFELDVPLKDWYRRYQEESPLVCSSWEQFRDPRETTYTKYTELQRDKEIFVDGIVEEIELTGYDASLRPEWLHILQRFVAPFRYPGHGFQMIASYFAQMAPSGRIAIVAALQSADEMRRIQRIAYRIRQLQQVYPGFADDSRTLWQADSMWQPLREVVERLLIAYDWAESFTGLNLVLKPLVDELFMKHLSELAVSEDDYLLGQIFYSLNEDCQWHRQWSECLVRMAIEDHAGNKDTIQRWINRWYPLAARAVHAFAPLFEGALERNATPTLQPVGEALDRSYREYLQSMNLEVPC, from the coding sequence ATGACTCAACAAAAGACATTCTGGCATCTTTTGTCGCAAAGGCGAATGCCAACGGAATACGAACTCGTTACTTCAAAACTCCTCTGCTACACCGGCGAAGGTTTTACGGGAAAGAGATTCGAGCTCGACGTTCCGCTCAAGGACTGGTATCGCCGATACCAGGAGGAGTCGCCGCTCGTGTGCAGCTCCTGGGAGCAGTTTCGCGATCCGCGAGAAACAACCTACACAAAGTACACGGAGTTGCAGAGAGACAAAGAGATCTTCGTCGATGGGATCGTGGAGGAAATCGAGCTTACCGGGTATGATGCCTCACTCCGTCCTGAATGGCTACACATCCTGCAGCGATTTGTTGCTCCATTTCGGTATCCGGGGCATGGTTTTCAAATGATCGCATCTTACTTCGCTCAAATGGCTCCCAGCGGGCGCATTGCGATTGTAGCGGCGCTTCAATCGGCCGACGAGATGCGCCGCATTCAGCGAATCGCTTACCGCATCCGGCAACTTCAGCAAGTCTATCCTGGCTTTGCCGACGACAGCAGAACCCTCTGGCAGGCGGACTCGATGTGGCAGCCGCTGCGTGAGGTTGTCGAGAGATTGCTGATCGCTTATGACTGGGCGGAATCGTTTACAGGGCTCAACCTGGTGCTCAAGCCTCTTGTCGACGAGTTATTCATGAAGCATTTGAGCGAGCTGGCTGTAAGTGAAGATGACTACCTGTTGGGGCAAATATTTTATTCGCTCAATGAGGACTGCCAGTGGCATCGGCAGTGGAGCGAGTGCCTGGTTCGAATGGCAATCGAAGATCATGCTGGAAACAAAGACACCATTCAGAGATGGATCAATCGATGGTATCCGCTGGCGGCTCGAGCAGTTCACGCATTTGCGCCACTCTTCGAAGGCGCCCTGGAACGGAACGCGACGCCAACGCTTCAACCTGTCGGCGAAGCGTTGGATCGCTCTTATCGCGAGTATCTCCAGTCGATGAACCTGGAAGTTCCCTGCTGA
- a CDS encoding glycoside hydrolase family 30 protein, with translation MQTLRRCLTLSVFLSFTSLVNLQAQTVAAYQTTPDLKQALQPEHKLSFAASPAGSTVISVDDSQRFQTMDGFGAAMTDSSAWLLQDQLTASQRKEVMRKLFDPRQGHGIGVSFLRVPLGASDLARNHYSYDDMPAGQRDPELKHFSIDHDRAYILPAMLEALKLDPSISVMVTPWSPPGWMKTKDTMNGGQLLVEDSQVFANYLADSVSAYDKAGVLVRYLSLQNEPLYETKDYPGTLMHADQETKLIASFVGPALQKAGLKTSILAYDHNWDHPEYPVEVLSDPDAAQYTAGSAFHCYGGNVSAQGPVHERFPNRGIWMTECSGGTWQKGNLLADTEKLVIESSRQWAKSVVLWGLALDEKNGPNTGGCATCRGFVTIDRSTAPHKVTYTEDYYAIGHASEFVHPGAVRIDSTDLGPQSLETVAFQNTDGSIALLVLNNADQPADFSVSWHGKSFQTSLSSGSVATYRWLAPKPTAAQ, from the coding sequence ATGCAAACACTTCGTCGTTGCCTCACGCTCTCAGTCTTCTTATCCTTTACGAGCTTGGTAAATCTACAGGCGCAGACGGTCGCCGCCTACCAGACCACTCCTGACCTGAAGCAGGCGCTCCAGCCGGAGCACAAGCTCTCCTTTGCGGCATCTCCTGCAGGCAGCACAGTCATCAGCGTCGATGACAGCCAGCGCTTTCAGACCATGGATGGCTTTGGAGCCGCTATGACCGACTCCTCGGCATGGTTGTTGCAAGACCAATTGACCGCATCCCAGCGCAAAGAAGTCATGCGCAAACTCTTCGATCCTCGCCAAGGCCACGGCATCGGCGTCAGCTTCCTCCGCGTGCCGCTTGGAGCATCCGACCTGGCGCGCAATCACTACAGCTATGACGACATGCCCGCCGGTCAGCGCGATCCTGAATTGAAGCACTTCTCCATCGATCACGACCGCGCCTACATCCTGCCTGCAATGCTGGAAGCGCTCAAGCTCGATCCTTCCATCAGCGTCATGGTCACCCCCTGGAGCCCGCCCGGCTGGATGAAGACCAAAGACACGATGAACGGCGGCCAGTTGCTCGTAGAGGATTCACAGGTGTTCGCCAATTACCTGGCCGATTCCGTCAGCGCCTACGACAAGGCCGGGGTCCTGGTTAGATATCTATCGCTCCAAAACGAACCCCTCTATGAGACCAAGGATTATCCCGGTACCCTGATGCACGCCGATCAGGAGACAAAGCTGATCGCGAGCTTCGTCGGGCCAGCGCTGCAAAAGGCGGGCCTCAAGACAAGCATCCTGGCCTACGATCACAACTGGGACCATCCCGAGTATCCAGTCGAAGTGCTCTCTGACCCCGACGCGGCGCAATATACGGCGGGATCGGCGTTTCACTGCTACGGCGGAAACGTCTCCGCGCAGGGACCTGTGCACGAACGCTTTCCGAACAGGGGAATCTGGATGACCGAGTGCTCCGGTGGCACCTGGCAAAAGGGAAACCTGCTTGCCGACACCGAAAAGCTGGTCATCGAGTCTTCTCGCCAATGGGCAAAGTCCGTAGTTCTATGGGGATTGGCGCTCGATGAAAAGAACGGCCCAAATACCGGCGGTTGTGCCACCTGTCGCGGTTTTGTCACGATAGATCGAAGCACTGCGCCCCATAAGGTGACGTACACCGAGGATTACTACGCAATCGGTCACGCAAGCGAGTTTGTCCATCCTGGCGCCGTGCGCATCGACTCCACCGACCTGGGACCGCAAAGCCTGGAAACAGTGGCCTTTCAGAACACGGATGGTTCCATTGCGCTGCTGGTGCTGAACAACGCCGACCAGCCCGCGGACTTCTCCGTAAGCTGGCATGGCAAGAGCTTTCAGACTTCATTAAGCTCCGGATCAGTAGCCACGTACCGGTGGCTCGCTCCGAAGCCCACGGCCGCGCAGTAA